Proteins from a genomic interval of Symmachiella macrocystis:
- a CDS encoding aldose 1-epimerase family protein: protein MTEKQWVLTDVAGGIWLDDFDLDPQDGPSLAGATNWSVQKRTLQGGVSAGVDVVEVDNGRLTMSILPTRGMGLWKGECDGLALGWNSPVPQPVNPAFVNQSDRSGLGWLSGFNELLCRCGLSSNGAPGTDVIKNNEGNPTETELTLHGKIANTPAHHVAVSISDTDAGMISVTGTVDETMMFGPSLQLVSTFSTTAGSNSFSIIDEVRNLQGTPAELELLYHTNFGKPLLEEGAQLVAPILEMAPRDAHAAADIDSYDVYLGPTAGYVEQCYFFELAADEAGQTRVLLRNRAGDCGLSMRYAKSQLPWLTQWKCTQLDADGYVTGIEPGTDFPNLKTFEREQGRVVVLPPGGSYQVRIDFEIHGTAEAVAATEHEIRALQEHFVAKVHRSPNPKYCGS from the coding sequence ATGACTGAAAAACAGTGGGTATTAACTGACGTCGCCGGTGGAATTTGGTTGGATGATTTTGACTTAGACCCCCAGGACGGACCATCTTTAGCCGGGGCGACGAATTGGTCGGTACAGAAACGAACCTTGCAGGGCGGGGTTTCGGCCGGGGTGGATGTGGTGGAGGTCGATAACGGACGTTTGACGATGTCGATTTTGCCGACCCGCGGCATGGGACTCTGGAAAGGAGAGTGTGACGGACTGGCGTTGGGATGGAATTCTCCCGTCCCCCAACCGGTCAATCCGGCGTTCGTCAATCAATCCGACCGCAGTGGACTTGGGTGGTTGAGTGGATTCAACGAACTGCTGTGCCGCTGCGGGTTGTCGTCCAACGGCGCGCCCGGGACGGACGTGATTAAAAACAACGAGGGGAACCCCACCGAAACGGAATTGACGCTGCACGGCAAAATCGCCAATACGCCCGCGCACCATGTCGCCGTTTCGATCTCCGATACGGATGCAGGCATGATTTCCGTAACGGGCACGGTCGACGAAACGATGATGTTCGGCCCCAGTTTGCAGTTGGTCTCCACATTTTCGACGACCGCCGGCAGCAATTCGTTTTCGATCATCGACGAGGTGCGGAACCTGCAAGGGACGCCGGCGGAGTTGGAATTGCTGTACCACACGAATTTCGGGAAACCGTTGCTGGAAGAAGGAGCCCAATTGGTGGCTCCAATTCTGGAAATGGCCCCCCGCGACGCCCACGCCGCCGCCGACATCGACAGCTACGACGTTTATTTGGGACCGACGGCTGGCTACGTGGAGCAATGCTATTTCTTCGAACTGGCCGCTGACGAAGCGGGGCAAACGCGCGTCTTACTGCGCAACCGGGCCGGGGATTGCGGACTGAGTATGCGTTATGCGAAAAGTCAACTTCCCTGGCTGACACAATGGAAATGCACACAACTCGATGCAGACGGGTATGTTACGGGGATTGAGCCGGGAACCGATTTCCCCAATCTCAAAACCTTTGAGCGCGAGCAAGGACGGGTGGTCGTCTTGCCCCCGGGGGGAAGCTACCAAGTTCGCATCGATTTTGAGATACACGGAACCGCCGAAGCAGTCGCCGCGACGGAACACGAAATCCGCGCCCTTCAGGAACATTTTGTCGCCAAGGTGCACCGTTCGCCGAACCCAAAGTACTGCGGCAGTTGA
- a CDS encoding 30S ribosomal protein S1: MVDRNLIREFSITDDEFESYFDTALQEGEDDSQEIDAIYREMPSYETGSILTGVVLRQEGTDVLVDVGYKSEGIVPGNEWDADEDFPQPGDSIEVLLEEVEDEMGMVLLSKRKADRIRDWEKVISKHEENDIVTGKVVRKIKGGLLVNIGVNVFLPASQVDIRRPSDIGDYIGRTVQCMILKIDETRRNIVVSRRKLIEDQRQEMKRSLLSRIEVGQIRRGVVKNIADFGAFVDLGGIDGLLHITDITWARINHPSEKLSIDDEIDVMILNVDTEREKIALGLKQKEPSPWDAVEERYPVGDKVSGEVVNVMTYGAFVKLEDGIEGLVHISEMSWTKRINHPNDLVHIGDIVDVMVLGINKEKKEISLGMKQTTPNPWDEVAAKYPPGANIDGTVRNLTNYGAFIEIEEGIDGLLHISDMSWTRKISHASEMLQKGDSIKCQVISVDQERKRIALGLKQLEEDPWEKDIPDRFQPGSIVQGKVTKLTNFGVFVELEDNLEGLLHVSELADHKVENPEDVVKVGEDIEVRILRVDTADRKIGLSRKLSEEEEQAAAADGGTEGGATAGDSAAIREPLKGGIGGGQGPLFSMDSPEAETATAEAATEEAATEEPATEEPATEEPATEEPATEEPAAEEATTEEPVAETAEAEATDTDAEEAPAEEAEEKPVTE, encoded by the coding sequence ATGGTCGACCGTAATTTAATTCGTGAATTCAGTATTACCGACGACGAGTTTGAGTCGTATTTTGACACGGCGTTGCAAGAAGGCGAGGATGATTCTCAGGAGATCGATGCGATCTACCGTGAGATGCCCTCCTACGAAACCGGAAGCATCCTGACCGGCGTCGTGCTGCGTCAAGAAGGCACCGACGTCTTGGTCGATGTCGGATATAAAAGCGAAGGCATTGTCCCGGGCAATGAATGGGACGCGGACGAAGATTTCCCCCAACCGGGCGATTCCATCGAAGTCCTCCTGGAAGAAGTCGAGGACGAGATGGGCATGGTCCTGCTTTCCAAACGGAAAGCGGACCGGATTCGTGATTGGGAAAAGGTCATTTCCAAGCACGAGGAAAACGACATTGTCACCGGCAAAGTGGTACGCAAAATCAAAGGCGGATTGCTGGTCAATATCGGCGTCAACGTCTTTTTGCCGGCCAGTCAGGTCGACATCCGCCGTCCTTCGGATATCGGCGATTACATCGGCCGCACTGTGCAGTGCATGATTCTCAAGATCGACGAAACCCGCCGCAATATCGTGGTTTCGCGGCGTAAACTGATCGAAGATCAGCGTCAAGAAATGAAGCGGAGCCTGTTGTCTCGGATCGAAGTCGGACAAATCCGTCGCGGTGTGGTCAAAAACATCGCCGACTTTGGAGCGTTCGTCGACCTGGGCGGCATCGATGGTTTGTTGCACATCACGGACATCACCTGGGCCCGTATCAATCACCCGTCGGAAAAACTGTCGATCGACGACGAGATCGACGTCATGATTCTGAATGTCGATACCGAACGCGAAAAAATCGCACTGGGTCTGAAGCAGAAAGAACCCAGCCCGTGGGACGCGGTCGAAGAACGTTATCCGGTCGGCGACAAAGTCTCCGGCGAAGTTGTCAACGTGATGACCTACGGAGCGTTTGTGAAACTGGAAGATGGTATCGAAGGTTTGGTGCACATCAGCGAGATGTCCTGGACTAAGCGGATCAATCACCCCAACGACCTGGTCCATATCGGCGACATCGTCGATGTGATGGTTTTGGGGATCAACAAGGAGAAAAAGGAAATCTCCTTGGGTATGAAACAGACGACTCCCAACCCCTGGGACGAAGTCGCCGCCAAATACCCGCCCGGTGCCAACATCGACGGAACCGTGCGGAATCTCACCAATTATGGTGCGTTTATCGAAATCGAAGAGGGGATCGACGGGCTGTTGCACATCAGCGACATGTCTTGGACCCGCAAAATTTCGCATGCTAGCGAAATGCTGCAAAAAGGGGACTCGATCAAATGTCAGGTCATTTCAGTGGACCAAGAGCGGAAACGGATCGCCTTGGGACTGAAGCAACTGGAAGAGGACCCGTGGGAAAAAGACATCCCCGACCGTTTCCAACCGGGATCGATCGTACAAGGCAAAGTCACCAAGCTCACCAACTTTGGTGTGTTTGTCGAATTGGAAGACAACCTGGAAGGCTTGTTGCACGTTTCGGAATTGGCTGATCATAAGGTCGAAAATCCTGAAGACGTGGTGAAAGTCGGTGAGGACATCGAAGTTCGCATTCTGCGTGTCGATACGGCTGATCGCAAGATCGGCTTGAGCCGCAAACTTTCTGAGGAAGAAGAGCAAGCCGCTGCTGCCGACGGAGGCACCGAAGGTGGCGCCACCGCTGGTGATTCGGCCGCTATACGCGAACCGCTCAAAGGCGGCATCGGCGGCGGACAAGGTCCGTTGTTCTCAATGGATTCGCCCGAAGCCGAAACGGCGACGGCCGAAGCTGCCACTGAGGAAGCTGCCACCGAAGAACCTGCCACCGAAGAACCTGCCACCGAAGAACCTGCCACCGAAGAACCTGCCACCGAAGAACCTGCTGCGGAAGAAGCAACGACCGAGGAACCCGTCGCTGAGACGGCCGAAGCGGAAGCTACGGATACTGACGCCGAAGAAGCCCCTGCCGAGGAAGCCGAAGAAAAACCGGTGACCGAGTAG
- a CDS encoding sigma-70 family RNA polymerase sigma factor produces MKTDIESTKKTRRRSSSAVQSPLETYLREINETSLLTAQEEKDLAYRIAESDTEARDRMVRANLRLVVNIARSYTGKGLPLPDLIEEGNLGLLRAVEGFDPEMGTRFSTYASYWIKQSIKRALVNSAKTIRIPAYMVELLSKWRRSSARLQDELKRTPTAEEIAKDLDIPKKKLGIVKKAIQLYNNNPQTDQTDGGWSLGEMIADERTKGPEAELVDSDNLRHVFEMLEKMDDRESTILRMRFGLDDGEPRTLKEIGETLGLTRERVRQIESESLAKLATGLAVD; encoded by the coding sequence ATGAAAACCGACATAGAATCTACAAAAAAAACGCGACGTCGATCTTCTTCGGCCGTGCAAAGTCCGTTGGAGACTTACCTCCGCGAGATCAACGAAACCTCGTTGCTCACCGCGCAAGAGGAGAAGGACCTGGCTTATCGGATTGCGGAATCCGATACCGAAGCCCGGGACCGCATGGTACGGGCCAACTTGCGGCTGGTGGTGAATATCGCCCGCAGTTACACCGGTAAGGGCCTGCCGCTGCCTGACCTGATCGAAGAGGGCAACCTGGGATTGCTCCGCGCCGTAGAAGGGTTCGACCCGGAAATGGGAACGCGGTTTAGCACCTATGCCAGTTATTGGATCAAACAATCCATCAAACGGGCTTTGGTCAATTCGGCCAAGACGATTCGCATCCCCGCTTATATGGTGGAATTGCTTTCCAAGTGGCGTCGCTCATCGGCCCGACTTCAAGATGAGTTAAAACGGACACCGACAGCTGAGGAAATCGCGAAGGATCTGGATATCCCCAAGAAGAAATTGGGGATCGTGAAAAAAGCGATTCAACTCTACAACAACAACCCGCAAACCGACCAAACCGACGGGGGCTGGTCACTCGGTGAAATGATCGCCGATGAGCGGACCAAAGGTCCCGAAGCGGAACTGGTCGATAGCGACAACCTGCGCCACGTTTTTGAAATGCTCGAAAAAATGGACGATCGCGAATCCACAATCCTCCGCATGCGATTCGGCCTCGACGACGGCGAACCACGCACGCTCAAAGAAATCGGCGAAACATTGGGGCTGACCCGCGAACGCGTGCGGCAAATCGAAAGCGAATCGCTAGCGAAACTAGCAACCGGCTTAGCTGTCGATTGA